One candidate division KSB1 bacterium genomic window, GCACAAGCCCCGAGGGGCGTGCGGTTTTCAGGCTGGATTCAATCGCTGGAAATACGCGTGCAGCCTTCGCCAGATCTGCCAGCAATCGCTCTTGCGGATTCTCGAATTTGCGTTTGAGAAAAGTCAACGTGCTGCCGCGAGAGGCCCAAACTTTTTCCGAGGGAATCATCAGGCTGCGATCTTCAACCGCTTGCAGATGAAAGCTGATTCGCCATTGTGCTGATTTAGGCGCGCCGTCTTCGGGAGCATCCAAACGAAAACAGGTGCGAAACGGTGCCGCAGAAGGGCTCGGGCGAATCTGCTCCAACCACGCATTGATCTGTTTGAGAAACGCCCCCATTCTCGCGCGAGGCGCGTAGAGAGTCGGATCGCTCGATGATAACGCCCTCCACCACGCTTCCGGCAACGGCAGATTTTCACGACGGCGCGCAGTGCTTTTGGGGAAAATGTTGGTCGCCAATAATTGTTGGCGAACGAAATGATCGGTGGTTTGATTCAAAAAATCCAACACCAATTTCAGCGGCGCCGGCGTGTCGGATGATTCTTCCGACAGCGCGGCGCGGCAAACCGGTGGCATGGCTTTGACCAGCGTCTCCGTGCGTGTGAAATCGGCTTCGGATAAATAAACCGACCAGGCGGCGCGATAAGATTTTGTCTCGGTTTTTTCTTCCAACAACACGGGGAAAAAGTTTTGCCGCGTGATCAGCTCGATGGCAAATTTTGCGACTTCGGTCCAATAAAGAAGCGAAGCGCCGAACGCAATTGCGGGCGTTGGTTGATTGGGCAACGACAACAAAAAATCCAATGCCAAACCAGGTTCGAATACAACCGAGGGCACATGCCAGCTCTTCAACGCTTCGGGAGCCGAGGGCGGCTCATCTTGATCGCGGATGAGTTGCGGCGAGGGTGCGGGCAAATCATTCGCCGACGGCAAGCGGATGGCCAACTTTTCGAACTTGACATTTTCACCAATGAGGCTGCCGGAAATTTCCGAAATAAGCTCTTTTAGCTTCTCTTCTTCAACGGCAAAGGGATGAGAAAGTGGTTTGGGGATTTTGGATTGACGTCCTTTGGGCTTTTTCGCCATCACCGGTTTTTCGGAGGTTTCTCCCCAGAGGTGCAGTACACCCGAGGGGTCCGATTTCCAGAGAGCGTGTAATACATGCATTGAGCGGCTCTATGTTGAAACTGTTGAAAAATGAGTCAGAGTACGAGCAAGAGTGCGAGTAACCGACGACAAGCAATTATTTCAAACCCAGCAAATAATCCCCAATGACATGTGTCGCCTCTTCCCATGCTTTAGTCGGCGCTTGCCAGTTGCGATCCTGCGCGCGGCGAAAGTAGATAATCTGCGCCAAGTGATAAAGATAATGCTGGGCGATGTGAATCACCGCAACACCGAGCTTTTCTTTATCTTTGCCGTCGAGGGATTTGCGCTCGACGAGCAAGTCATCATCGCTGGCGCACATTTCAACCACGCCGGCAATTTGCTGATGGATTTTTTGCATGTTGGCGACAAGCTCTTCGCTGCTGCCGGCTTTGGCGTCACTCACGACCGGCTCGACACCGAGACGTTTCAAA contains:
- a CDS encoding DinB family protein, with amino-acid sequence MNRQKIFMTLHIFEASRKPLFAVLDGISVEQLNWKPGPESRSIGEICRHLLRVDAWYLKRLGVEPVVSDAKAGSSEELVANMQKIHQQIAGVVEMCASDDDLLVERKSLDGKDKEKLGVAVIHIAQHYLYHLAQIIYFRRAQDRNWQAPTKAWEEATHVIGDYLLGLK